The Corynebacterium poyangense genome includes a window with the following:
- a CDS encoding PucR family transcriptional regulator, with product MDKSIALTRQAGQSDALELRWLLRQTRLQLRPIWEHFAKFRAVHTSELHMPGEFLPDASIVLTLGMAFEKNPEDFWDYAAHLAENSVVGVGFGTGMVFPEVPPHLIDACHHHGIALFEVPRSTAFLSITSLVSEEFARRARRQRDQAARTQAALDQAAVTHGLSGLMARLAEALDADLAVVDDDARIYAQVGERALNQARRYLSRGHGSSGLGPGNLIQQMMSTGKRFHILSICSARVLSESDRLLVKHAAGLADILLRRADDPESLGAQLRSHALALHLGRDQHSEVIAHILQEVVDAEGRVRPMVVHADQPATMRRAKRFLEAALRREERLSTTLTLDDTTFMALFRGARTPTEMATLMSSLQSRLRLCVGSALRLSELTAPTVDDLALLCRAQQLGQWCTQADSGQVWLRTPAVAEILDQRAHVTWDRLVQVDKEQGSHFCETIAAWARAGTNLRSAAEALGVHRHTMRNRMAKIAEICEIDLHDPLVIAELLLVVASRQTPRSIPSG from the coding sequence GTGGACAAATCTATCGCCCTTACTCGCCAAGCTGGACAATCAGACGCGTTGGAGCTGCGGTGGTTGTTGCGGCAAACCCGGTTGCAGCTGCGCCCCATCTGGGAACATTTCGCGAAGTTCCGCGCCGTTCACACTAGTGAGCTCCACATGCCGGGGGAGTTTCTGCCGGATGCGAGCATTGTCTTAACTCTGGGCATGGCTTTTGAAAAAAACCCGGAGGATTTTTGGGATTATGCGGCTCATCTAGCGGAAAACTCCGTAGTGGGCGTCGGATTTGGCACCGGAATGGTCTTCCCCGAGGTTCCCCCTCACCTCATTGATGCCTGCCACCACCACGGAATTGCGCTCTTTGAAGTGCCGCGTTCCACCGCGTTTCTCTCCATAACTTCCCTCGTATCTGAGGAATTTGCTCGCCGCGCCCGACGACAACGCGACCAGGCTGCGCGAACCCAAGCCGCATTAGACCAGGCGGCAGTAACGCATGGTCTCTCAGGATTAATGGCCCGCCTAGCAGAAGCGTTGGACGCAGATCTCGCGGTCGTGGATGATGATGCGCGCATCTATGCCCAGGTTGGAGAACGCGCGCTGAACCAAGCTCGACGCTATCTTTCTCGGGGACATGGCAGCAGCGGTCTTGGTCCGGGCAACCTCATCCAACAAATGATGTCCACCGGCAAGAGGTTTCATATACTTTCTATTTGTTCTGCGCGGGTGTTGTCTGAGTCTGATCGCCTCTTAGTAAAACACGCCGCAGGATTGGCGGATATTTTGTTGCGTAGAGCAGATGACCCGGAGTCTCTCGGCGCACAATTGCGCAGTCACGCTTTGGCTCTCCACCTGGGGAGGGATCAGCATAGTGAGGTTATTGCCCACATTCTTCAGGAGGTAGTGGACGCTGAAGGACGGGTACGGCCGATGGTGGTTCATGCTGATCAACCAGCCACGATGCGCCGGGCAAAAAGGTTTTTAGAGGCGGCTCTTCGAAGAGAAGAGCGGCTAAGTACCACCTTAACGCTGGATGATACTACTTTTATGGCGCTATTTCGGGGTGCTCGAACCCCCACAGAGATGGCGACGTTGATGTCTTCACTTCAGTCTCGGCTTCGGCTTTGTGTTGGATCTGCACTGCGCCTTAGCGAATTAACCGCACCCACTGTGGATGACCTAGCGCTACTTTGTCGCGCCCAACAATTAGGGCAGTGGTGTACCCAAGCTGATTCCGGGCAGGTGTGGTTAAGAACCCCGGCAGTGGCGGAGATCTTGGACCAACGGGCGCATGTCACCTGGGATCGACTCGTACAGGTGGACAAAGAACAAGGATCTCATTTCTGCGAGACTATCGCAGCGTGGGCCAGGGCCGGGACCAATCTGCGGTCAGCGGCAGAGGCACTGGGCGTGCATCGACATACCATGCGGAACCGGATGGCAAAAATAGCGGAAATCTGTGAAATTGATCTTCATGATCCCCTCGTGATTGCCGAGTTGCTCCTCGTGGTTGCATCTCGGCAAACACCAAGGAGCATACCCTCAGGGTAA